In one window of Brenneria goodwinii DNA:
- the putP gene encoding sodium/proline symporter PutP, whose product MTMSTPMLVTFLVYIFGMVLIGLFAYRATNNFGDYILGGRRMGSLVTALSAGASDMSGWLLMGLPGAIFISGISESWIAIGLTIGAYFNWLWVAGRLRVHTEINHNALTLPDYFTHRFEDTSRLLRVISALVILIFFTIYCASGVVAGARLFESTFDMSYGAALWAGAAATIAYTFIGGFLAVSWTDTVQASLMIFALLLTPIMVILSLGGIDSSLIVIEAKNPANLDMFKGLNFVAIISLMGWGLGYFGQPHILARFMAADSHRTIRSARRISMTWMVLCLAGAVTVGFFGIAYFSNNPEQAGSVSHNSERVFIELSMLLFNPWIAGVLLSAILAAVMSTLSCQLLVCSSAITEDLYKPFLRKNASQKELVWVGRAMVLLVAAIAIALSADPENRVLGLVSYAWAGFGAAFGPVILISLLWPRMTRNGALLGMIVGAATVLIWKHYGWLGLYEIIPGFLFNCLTILVVSLMGKAPSTSVTERFHKAEAEFKSI is encoded by the coding sequence ATGACAATGAGCACACCTATGCTGGTGACTTTTCTGGTGTATATCTTCGGGATGGTACTCATCGGTCTGTTTGCTTACCGGGCGACCAACAACTTTGGTGATTATATTCTGGGCGGCCGCAGAATGGGGAGCCTGGTCACCGCGCTCTCCGCCGGCGCATCGGACATGAGCGGCTGGCTATTGATGGGGTTACCCGGCGCCATTTTCATTTCCGGTATTTCGGAAAGCTGGATCGCGATCGGCCTGACCATCGGCGCTTACTTTAACTGGCTCTGGGTTGCCGGCCGCCTGCGCGTTCACACCGAAATCAACCATAACGCGCTGACGCTGCCCGATTATTTTACCCACCGTTTTGAAGACACCAGCAGGTTACTGCGCGTCATCTCCGCCCTGGTCATTCTAATCTTTTTCACCATTTATTGCGCATCCGGCGTCGTCGCCGGCGCCCGTCTGTTTGAAAGCACTTTTGACATGAGCTATGGCGCCGCATTGTGGGCAGGCGCCGCCGCCACTATCGCCTATACCTTTATCGGCGGTTTTCTGGCCGTAAGCTGGACCGATACCGTCCAGGCCAGCCTGATGATTTTCGCGCTGCTCCTGACGCCGATAATGGTGATCCTGTCGCTGGGCGGGATTGATAGTTCGCTCATAGTGATTGAAGCGAAAAATCCCGCCAATCTGGATATGTTCAAAGGGTTAAACTTCGTCGCCATCATTTCGCTGATGGGGTGGGGGCTGGGCTATTTCGGCCAACCGCATATTCTCGCCCGCTTTATGGCGGCCGACTCTCATCGAACCATTCGCAGCGCTCGGCGTATCAGCATGACCTGGATGGTCTTGTGTCTGGCCGGTGCGGTGACCGTGGGTTTCTTCGGCATCGCCTATTTCAGTAACAATCCTGAACAGGCGGGCAGCGTTTCGCACAACAGCGAACGTGTGTTTATCGAACTCTCAATGCTGTTATTCAACCCGTGGATTGCCGGCGTGCTGTTGTCTGCGATTCTGGCGGCGGTAATGAGCACCCTGAGCTGCCAGTTGCTGGTGTGCTCCAGCGCCATCACCGAGGATTTATACAAACCCTTCCTGCGTAAAAATGCCAGCCAGAAAGAACTGGTCTGGGTTGGCAGAGCCATGGTGCTGCTGGTGGCCGCCATTGCCATCGCCTTGTCCGCCGACCCGGAAAACCGGGTACTGGGTCTGGTAAGCTATGCCTGGGCCGGTTTCGGCGCGGCCTTTGGGCCGGTTATTCTGATATCGCTGCTCTGGCCGCGTATGACACGTAACGGCGCGCTGCTCGGGATGATTGTCGGTGCGGCCACCGTGCTTATCTGGAAACATTATGGCTGGCTGGGGCTATATGAAATTATTCCCGGTTTCCTGTTTAACTGCCTGACTATCCTTGTCGTCAGCCTGATGGGAAAAGCGCCGTCAACCTCGGTAACTGAACGTTTCCATAAGGCAGAAGCGGAATTCAAATCCATTTAG
- the ppiC gene encoding peptidylprolyl isomerase PpiC, protein MANTAAALHILVDTEQQANDILAELEQGADFQQMAQKYSTCPSKRNGGDLGEFRKGDMVPSFDKAVFSCELLKPIGPVKTQFGYHLIKVLYRN, encoded by the coding sequence ATGGCAAATACCGCAGCAGCACTCCATATTCTGGTGGATACCGAGCAACAGGCCAACGACATCCTGGCTGAGTTGGAACAAGGCGCAGATTTTCAGCAGATGGCGCAGAAATATTCAACCTGTCCGTCAAAGCGCAACGGTGGTGATTTAGGCGAATTCCGTAAAGGCGACATGGTTCCCTCCTTTGATAAAGCGGTATTTTCCTGCGAGTTGCTGAAACCCATTGGACCGGTGAAAACCCAGTTCGGTTACCACCTGATTAAAGTGTTATACCGTAATTAG
- the rep gene encoding DNA helicase Rep, with translation MRLNSSQQHAVEFVTGPCLVLAGAGSGKTRVITNKIAHLIRQCGYQPRHIAAVTFTNKAAREMKERVAHTLGRKETRGLTIATFHTLGLEIIKREYAALGMKANFSLFDDQDQMALLKELTEQWLENDKTLLQQLTSTISNWKNDLIDPSGAAAVARSERDRLFAHCYALYHDHLRACNVLDFDDLILLPTLLLKRNDEVRERWQNRLRYLLVDEYQDTNTSQYELVKSLVGSRARFTVVGDDDQSIYSWRGARPQNLVLLQQDFPALEVIKLEQNYRSSGRILKAANILIANNPHVFEKRLFSELSYGDELKIITANNEDHEAERVVGELIAHHFINKTQYGDYAILYRGNHQSRLFEKMLMQNRIPYRISGGTSFFSRPEIKDLLAYLRVLTNSDDDSAFLRVVNTPKREIGPATLKKLGEWANQRNKSLFNASFDLGLSQSLTGRGLESLQRFTQWMADVARLAEREPVAAVRDLIHGLDYESWLYETSPSAKAAEMRMKNVNQLFSWMTEMLEGSDLDEPMTLTQVVTRFTLRDMMERGENEEELDQVQLMTLHASKGLEFPYVFLVGMEEGLLPHQSSIDEDNVDEERRLAYVGITRAQRELTFTLCRERRQYGELVRPEPSRFLLELPQDDVVWETERKVVSAQERMQKGQSHLANIRAQLAKAKDADK, from the coding sequence ATGCGTCTAAACTCCAGCCAACAACATGCTGTCGAATTTGTTACTGGCCCCTGTCTGGTACTGGCGGGCGCCGGTTCAGGCAAGACGCGCGTCATTACCAATAAGATTGCCCATCTGATTCGCCAGTGCGGCTATCAGCCGCGGCATATCGCCGCGGTGACCTTTACCAATAAGGCCGCCCGCGAGATGAAAGAACGCGTCGCGCACACGCTGGGGCGGAAAGAAACCCGCGGGCTGACGATAGCAACCTTCCATACGCTGGGGCTGGAGATCATCAAGCGTGAATATGCAGCGCTGGGAATGAAGGCCAACTTCTCGCTATTTGACGATCAGGATCAGATGGCGCTGTTGAAGGAGTTGACCGAACAGTGGCTGGAGAACGACAAGACGCTGTTGCAGCAGTTAACCTCAACGATCTCGAACTGGAAAAACGATCTGATCGATCCCTCCGGTGCGGCGGCGGTGGCGCGTTCCGAGCGTGACCGGCTGTTTGCGCACTGCTACGCGCTGTATCACGATCATCTGCGCGCCTGTAACGTGCTGGATTTCGACGATCTCATCCTGCTGCCGACGCTGCTACTGAAGCGCAACGATGAAGTGCGCGAACGCTGGCAGAACCGCCTGCGCTATCTGCTGGTGGATGAATATCAGGATACCAATACCAGTCAGTATGAACTGGTTAAATCGCTGGTGGGCAGCCGCGCTCGCTTCACGGTGGTCGGGGACGACGACCAGTCGATTTATTCCTGGCGCGGCGCGCGACCGCAGAATCTGGTGCTGTTGCAGCAGGACTTTCCGGCGCTGGAGGTAATTAAACTGGAGCAGAACTATCGTTCCTCCGGACGTATTCTGAAAGCCGCCAATATCCTGATCGCCAATAACCCGCACGTTTTTGAAAAGCGCCTTTTCTCTGAGCTGAGCTATGGCGATGAGCTAAAAATCATCACCGCCAACAATGAAGACCATGAGGCCGAACGCGTGGTCGGCGAACTGATAGCGCACCATTTTATCAATAAGACCCAGTATGGCGATTACGCCATTTTGTACCGGGGCAATCATCAATCCCGTCTGTTTGAAAAAATGCTGATGCAAAACCGCATTCCCTATCGGATTTCTGGCGGTACTTCATTTTTCTCTCGTCCGGAAATCAAGGATCTGCTGGCCTATCTGCGCGTGTTGACCAACTCGGATGACGACAGCGCCTTTTTGCGGGTCGTCAACACGCCCAAGCGTGAGATTGGCCCGGCGACATTAAAGAAACTGGGGGAATGGGCCAATCAGCGCAATAAAAGCCTGTTCAACGCCAGCTTTGATTTGGGATTGAGCCAGTCCCTGACCGGGCGCGGGCTGGAATCTTTGCAGCGCTTTACTCAGTGGATGGCCGATGTCGCCCGGTTGGCCGAACGCGAGCCGGTCGCCGCGGTGCGGGATCTGATCCACGGGCTGGATTACGAAAGCTGGCTATATGAAACCTCCCCCAGTGCCAAAGCCGCCGAAATGCGGATGAAAAACGTCAATCAGCTTTTTAGCTGGATGACGGAAATGCTGGAAGGATCGGATCTGGATGAGCCGATGACGCTGACCCAGGTGGTCACGCGTTTTACCCTGCGGGATATGATGGAGCGGGGGGAAAATGAGGAAGAGCTGGATCAGGTGCAGCTTATGACGTTGCATGCGTCAAAAGGTCTGGAATTTCCTTATGTTTTTTTGGTGGGCATGGAAGAAGGGCTGTTGCCGCACCAGAGCAGCATTGATGAAGACAACGTTGACGAGGAACGGCGTCTGGCGTACGTCGGCATTACCCGTGCGCAGCGCGAGCTGACCTTTACCCTATGCAGAGAGCGGCGTCAGTACGGCGAACTGGTGCGCCCGGAGCCCAGCCGCTTCCTGCTTGAACTGCCGCAGGATGACGTGGTGTGGGAAACGGAACGCAAAGTGGTCAGCGCGCAGGAGCGAATGCAAAAAGGGCAAAGCCATCTGGCGAATATCCGCGCGCAACTGGCCAAAGCGAAGGACGCCGACAAGTAG